In Arachis hypogaea cultivar Tifrunner chromosome 17, arahy.Tifrunner.gnm2.J5K5, whole genome shotgun sequence, a single window of DNA contains:
- the LOC112765212 gene encoding uncharacterized protein isoform X5: MTERKRGSLRRVATVQPITAAMLPPSRGSRWEEREREARRVQKERERPNARREGTLIVAVRGVCASTVVAVAEERPCLCELPPSKLLLLLCCFCCHAVVPLDIAASESPVTSSLLLNPLSLVLCLLIVAQPLFRPAWKEACATLQKLFSDPLLVKAARGEPVSRPPARMILSS, from the exons ATGACAGAGAGGAAAAGAGGGAGCCTCCGTCGTGTCGCCACCGTTCAGCCCATCACCGCTGCCATGTTGCCACCGAGCCGCGGGTCACgatgggaagagagagagagagaggcgcgCAGAGttcaaaaggagagagagaggccgAACGCGAGGCGGGAGGGAACCCTCATCGTCGCCGTTCGTGGAGTCTGTGCCAGCACTGTCGTCGCTGTAGCGGAGGAGCGTCCCTGTCTCTGCGAGCTGCCGCCATCGAAGCTTCTACTTCTGCTTTGCTGCTTCTGCTGTCACGCCGTCGTCCCTCTAGATATCGCTGCTTCTGAATCCCCTGTCACTAGTTCTCTGCTTCTGAATCCCCTATCACTGGTTCTCTGCCTCCTCATTGTTGCTCAACCTCTATTTAG GCCAGCGTGGAAGGAAGCTTGTGCTACTCTTCAAAAGCTCTTTTCAG ATCCTCTGCTGGTGAAGGCTGCCAGAGGAGAACCTGTTAGTCGGCCACCAGCAAGGATGATTTTGTCTTCATGA
- the LOC112765212 gene encoding uncharacterized protein isoform X7, with amino-acid sequence MTERKRGSLRRVATVQPITAAMLPPSRGSRWEEREREARRVQKERERPNARREGTLIVAVRGVCASTVVAVAEERPCLCELPPSKLLLLLCCFCCHAVVPLDIAASESPVTSSLLLNPLSLVLCLLIVAQPLFSVEGSLCYSSKALFRSSAGEGCQRRTC; translated from the exons ATGACAGAGAGGAAAAGAGGGAGCCTCCGTCGTGTCGCCACCGTTCAGCCCATCACCGCTGCCATGTTGCCACCGAGCCGCGGGTCACgatgggaagagagagagagagaggcgcgCAGAGttcaaaaggagagagagaggccgAACGCGAGGCGGGAGGGAACCCTCATCGTCGCCGTTCGTGGAGTCTGTGCCAGCACTGTCGTCGCTGTAGCGGAGGAGCGTCCCTGTCTCTGCGAGCTGCCGCCATCGAAGCTTCTACTTCTGCTTTGCTGCTTCTGCTGTCACGCCGTCGTCCCTCTAGATATCGCTGCTTCTGAATCCCCTGTCACTAGTTCTCTGCTTCTGAATCCCCTATCACTGGTTCTCTGCCTCCTCATTGTTGCTCAACCTCTATTTAG CGTGGAAGGAAGCTTGTGCTACTCTTCAAAAGCTCTTTTCAG ATCCTCTGCTGGTGAAGGCTGCCAGAGGAGAACCTGTTAG
- the LOC112765212 gene encoding uncharacterized protein isoform X4, whose amino-acid sequence MTERKRGSLRRVATVQPITAAMLPPSRGSRWEEREREARRVQKERERPNARREGTLIVAVRGVCASTVVAVAEERPCLCELPPSKLLLLLCCFCCHAVVPLDIAASESPVTSSLLLNPLSLVLCLLIVAQPLFRPAWKEACATLQKLFSGRFFQPKHSSISSKEHAFAYWVQVRTFIA is encoded by the exons ATGACAGAGAGGAAAAGAGGGAGCCTCCGTCGTGTCGCCACCGTTCAGCCCATCACCGCTGCCATGTTGCCACCGAGCCGCGGGTCACgatgggaagagagagagagagaggcgcgCAGAGttcaaaaggagagagagaggccgAACGCGAGGCGGGAGGGAACCCTCATCGTCGCCGTTCGTGGAGTCTGTGCCAGCACTGTCGTCGCTGTAGCGGAGGAGCGTCCCTGTCTCTGCGAGCTGCCGCCATCGAAGCTTCTACTTCTGCTTTGCTGCTTCTGCTGTCACGCCGTCGTCCCTCTAGATATCGCTGCTTCTGAATCCCCTGTCACTAGTTCTCTGCTTCTGAATCCCCTATCACTGGTTCTCTGCCTCCTCATTGTTGCTCAACCTCTATTTAG GCCAGCGTGGAAGGAAGCTTGTGCTACTCTTCAAAAGCTCTTTTCAG GTAGGTTCTTTCAACCAAAGCACTCTAGCATCTCAAGCAAAGAACATG CCTTTGCTTATTGGGTTCAAGTCAGAACTTTTATAGCATGA
- the LOC112765212 gene encoding uncharacterized protein isoform X1 — translation MTERKRGSLRRVATVQPITAAMLPPSRGSRWEEREREARRVQKERERPNARREGTLIVAVRGVCASTVVAVAEERPCLCELPPSKLLLLLCCFCCHAVVPLDIAASESPVTSSLLLNPLSLVLCLLIVAQPLFSVEGSLCYSSKALFSLCLLGSSQNFYSMKYILFLNSPDKIKIRFKILSNSLCGAVTIKAKRVHSSWVTTPTLLKKNEKIVTLRL, via the exons ATGACAGAGAGGAAAAGAGGGAGCCTCCGTCGTGTCGCCACCGTTCAGCCCATCACCGCTGCCATGTTGCCACCGAGCCGCGGGTCACgatgggaagagagagagagagaggcgcgCAGAGttcaaaaggagagagagaggccgAACGCGAGGCGGGAGGGAACCCTCATCGTCGCCGTTCGTGGAGTCTGTGCCAGCACTGTCGTCGCTGTAGCGGAGGAGCGTCCCTGTCTCTGCGAGCTGCCGCCATCGAAGCTTCTACTTCTGCTTTGCTGCTTCTGCTGTCACGCCGTCGTCCCTCTAGATATCGCTGCTTCTGAATCCCCTGTCACTAGTTCTCTGCTTCTGAATCCCCTATCACTGGTTCTCTGCCTCCTCATTGTTGCTCAACCTCTATTTAG CGTGGAAGGAAGCTTGTGCTACTCTTCAAAAGCTCTTTTCAG CCTTTGCTTATTGGGTTCAAGTCAGAACTTTTATAGCATGAAGTATATATTGTTTTTAAATTCGCCAGACAAG ATAAAGATCAGATTTAAGATTCTTTCTAATTCTTTATGTGGAGCAGTTACCATTAAAGCCAAGAGAGTCCACTCAAGCTGGGTTACCACACCAACTTtgttgaagaaaaatgaaaaaattgtcACCCTTAGGCtatag
- the LOC112765212 gene encoding uncharacterized protein isoform X2: MTERKRGSLRRVATVQPITAAMLPPSRGSRWEEREREARRVQKERERPNARREGTLIVAVRGVCASTVVAVAEERPCLCELPPSKLLLLLCCFCCHAVVPLDIAASESPVTSSLLLNPLSLVLCLLIVAQPLFSVEGSLCYSSKALFSLCLLGSSQNFYSMKYILFLNSPDKLPLKPRESTQAGLPHQLC; the protein is encoded by the exons ATGACAGAGAGGAAAAGAGGGAGCCTCCGTCGTGTCGCCACCGTTCAGCCCATCACCGCTGCCATGTTGCCACCGAGCCGCGGGTCACgatgggaagagagagagagagaggcgcgCAGAGttcaaaaggagagagagaggccgAACGCGAGGCGGGAGGGAACCCTCATCGTCGCCGTTCGTGGAGTCTGTGCCAGCACTGTCGTCGCTGTAGCGGAGGAGCGTCCCTGTCTCTGCGAGCTGCCGCCATCGAAGCTTCTACTTCTGCTTTGCTGCTTCTGCTGTCACGCCGTCGTCCCTCTAGATATCGCTGCTTCTGAATCCCCTGTCACTAGTTCTCTGCTTCTGAATCCCCTATCACTGGTTCTCTGCCTCCTCATTGTTGCTCAACCTCTATTTAG CGTGGAAGGAAGCTTGTGCTACTCTTCAAAAGCTCTTTTCAG CCTTTGCTTATTGGGTTCAAGTCAGAACTTTTATAGCATGAAGTATATATTGTTTTTAAATTCGCCAGACAAG TTACCATTAAAGCCAAGAGAGTCCACTCAAGCTGGGTTACCACACCAACTTtgttga
- the LOC112765212 gene encoding uncharacterized protein isoform X3, which produces MTERKRGSLRRVATVQPITAAMLPPSRGSRWEEREREARRVQKERERPNARREGTLIVAVRGVCASTVVAVAEERPCLCELPPSKLLLLLCCFCCHAVVPLDIAASESPVTSSLLLNPLSLVLCLLIVAQPLFRPAWKEACATLQKLFSVTIKAKRVHSSWVTTPTLLKKNEKIVTLRL; this is translated from the exons ATGACAGAGAGGAAAAGAGGGAGCCTCCGTCGTGTCGCCACCGTTCAGCCCATCACCGCTGCCATGTTGCCACCGAGCCGCGGGTCACgatgggaagagagagagagagaggcgcgCAGAGttcaaaaggagagagagaggccgAACGCGAGGCGGGAGGGAACCCTCATCGTCGCCGTTCGTGGAGTCTGTGCCAGCACTGTCGTCGCTGTAGCGGAGGAGCGTCCCTGTCTCTGCGAGCTGCCGCCATCGAAGCTTCTACTTCTGCTTTGCTGCTTCTGCTGTCACGCCGTCGTCCCTCTAGATATCGCTGCTTCTGAATCCCCTGTCACTAGTTCTCTGCTTCTGAATCCCCTATCACTGGTTCTCTGCCTCCTCATTGTTGCTCAACCTCTATTTAG GCCAGCGTGGAAGGAAGCTTGTGCTACTCTTCAAAAGCTCTTTTCAG TTACCATTAAAGCCAAGAGAGTCCACTCAAGCTGGGTTACCACACCAACTTtgttgaagaaaaatgaaaaaattgtcACCCTTAGGCtatag
- the LOC112765212 gene encoding uncharacterized protein isoform X6, with amino-acid sequence MTERKRGSLRRVATVQPITAAMLPPSRGSRWEEREREARRVQKERERPNARREGTLIVAVRGVCASTVVAVAEERPCLCELPPSKLLLLLCCFCCHAVVPLDIAASESPVTSSLLLNPLSLVLCLLIVAQPLFRPAWKEACATLQKLFSAFAYWVQVRTFIA; translated from the exons ATGACAGAGAGGAAAAGAGGGAGCCTCCGTCGTGTCGCCACCGTTCAGCCCATCACCGCTGCCATGTTGCCACCGAGCCGCGGGTCACgatgggaagagagagagagagaggcgcgCAGAGttcaaaaggagagagagaggccgAACGCGAGGCGGGAGGGAACCCTCATCGTCGCCGTTCGTGGAGTCTGTGCCAGCACTGTCGTCGCTGTAGCGGAGGAGCGTCCCTGTCTCTGCGAGCTGCCGCCATCGAAGCTTCTACTTCTGCTTTGCTGCTTCTGCTGTCACGCCGTCGTCCCTCTAGATATCGCTGCTTCTGAATCCCCTGTCACTAGTTCTCTGCTTCTGAATCCCCTATCACTGGTTCTCTGCCTCCTCATTGTTGCTCAACCTCTATTTAG GCCAGCGTGGAAGGAAGCTTGTGCTACTCTTCAAAAGCTCTTTTCAG CCTTTGCTTATTGGGTTCAAGTCAGAACTTTTATAGCATGA
- the LOC112765212 gene encoding uncharacterized protein isoform X9, which produces MTERKRGSLRRVATVQPITAAMLPPSRGSRWEEREREARRVQKERERPNARREGTLIVAVRGVCASTVVAVAEERPCLCELPPSKLLLLLCCFCCHAVVPLDIAASESPVTSSLLLNPLSLVLCLLIVAQPLFSVEGSLCYSSKALFR; this is translated from the exons ATGACAGAGAGGAAAAGAGGGAGCCTCCGTCGTGTCGCCACCGTTCAGCCCATCACCGCTGCCATGTTGCCACCGAGCCGCGGGTCACgatgggaagagagagagagagaggcgcgCAGAGttcaaaaggagagagagaggccgAACGCGAGGCGGGAGGGAACCCTCATCGTCGCCGTTCGTGGAGTCTGTGCCAGCACTGTCGTCGCTGTAGCGGAGGAGCGTCCCTGTCTCTGCGAGCTGCCGCCATCGAAGCTTCTACTTCTGCTTTGCTGCTTCTGCTGTCACGCCGTCGTCCCTCTAGATATCGCTGCTTCTGAATCCCCTGTCACTAGTTCTCTGCTTCTGAATCCCCTATCACTGGTTCTCTGCCTCCTCATTGTTGCTCAACCTCTATTTAG CGTGGAAGGAAGCTTGTGCTACTCTTCAAAAGCTCTTTTCAG GTAG
- the LOC112765212 gene encoding uncharacterized protein isoform X8, with protein sequence MTERKRGSLRRVATVQPITAAMLPPSRGSRWEEREREARRVQKERERPNARREGTLIVAVRGVCASTVVAVAEERPCLCELPPSKLLLLLCCFCCHAVVPLDIAASESPVTSSLLLNPLSLVLCLLIVAQPLFSVEGSLCYSSKALFSYH encoded by the exons ATGACAGAGAGGAAAAGAGGGAGCCTCCGTCGTGTCGCCACCGTTCAGCCCATCACCGCTGCCATGTTGCCACCGAGCCGCGGGTCACgatgggaagagagagagagagaggcgcgCAGAGttcaaaaggagagagagaggccgAACGCGAGGCGGGAGGGAACCCTCATCGTCGCCGTTCGTGGAGTCTGTGCCAGCACTGTCGTCGCTGTAGCGGAGGAGCGTCCCTGTCTCTGCGAGCTGCCGCCATCGAAGCTTCTACTTCTGCTTTGCTGCTTCTGCTGTCACGCCGTCGTCCCTCTAGATATCGCTGCTTCTGAATCCCCTGTCACTAGTTCTCTGCTTCTGAATCCCCTATCACTGGTTCTCTGCCTCCTCATTGTTGCTCAACCTCTATTTAG CGTGGAAGGAAGCTTGTGCTACTCTTCAAAAGCTCTTTTCAG TTACCATTAA